A genome region from Setaria italica strain Yugu1 chromosome III, Setaria_italica_v2.0, whole genome shotgun sequence includes the following:
- the LOC101774438 gene encoding N-terminal acetyltransferase B complex auxiliary subunit NAA25 has protein sequence MASKFGLAGGIPERRVRPIWDAVDSRQYKAALKLCTALLAKHPTSPYALALKALILERMGKPDEALSVSLNAKELLYSDNIFHFDDLTLSTLQIVFQRLDRLDLATSCYEYACTKYPSNLELMMGLFNCYVREYSYVKQQQTALKMYKTVGEERFLLWAVCSIQLQVHFTSGGVKLLALAEALLKKHINSHSLHEPEALALYISILEQQEKYDAALEVLSGDLGSLLGREEDKLRLQGRLLAQASSYAAASEIYQKVLESCPDDWESFLHYIGCLLEHDVNLPKPCTGEHTCPSCSVDSALSNKTSLSQELVESRLTSALSFVQRLQENNSSDCVRGPHLANIEIERQRCLNGNSNNTKLMEALVKYFHRFGHLFCSASDVEIYLHMLSGNEISELLDKISGSFDASSVSVNTLGLTITLFKVQELLGTLFTKSTAELQGIAKIMVDTFYKNLSLSNDLDPQESMYGEELLSMASSILVQLYWRTRNLGYLLEAILVLEFGLTVRKYVWQYKIILVHLYSYLGALPLAHKWYITLEVKNILLESVSHHILPQMLNSPFLQHAADLVKDYLKFMDDHLKESADLTCLAYRHRTYSKVIEFVQFKDRLQRSMQYLSVKSDSVTLHLKQKAEFLDEVESILGNVSHGTKLVELSNEDSMKHLTFNEDLEARPWWTPTSSVNFLSEPFDEGSTPASYRTKMCKHKSDEKDGPKLKDAERKSLVPRLVYLSMHGCTTFLREGESNGASPDVTAAGEMKTLLEKYARSIGYSFDDALSIVLGMSTGKKAVKDFAPDIVSWMSFAAFINAWNLCSNESLIPGIDQNSSNSWQIVDSLFKTCIEQHLTDARQMLTSPGNNIPLLARMVTEPISWHLLVIQSCMRSMTPQGKKKKKGGPLERPNTPHLQAIQSSVNCMADTLRSIQTWLSDQVRPEEQALDALLSHLQGSSTDGPGQISRTLDESAAAANSEIGGRIAQSLEAWSSTSVVRRIVGAGDETVAELKKICALKLKVLSSASASLSSVLH, from the exons ATGGCCAGCAAGttcgggctcgccggcggcatccCGGAGCGCCGGGTGCGGCCGATCTGGGACGCCGTCGACTCGCGCCAGTACAAGGCCGCGCTCAAGCTCTGCACCGCGCTCCTCGCCAAGCACCCCACATCCCCCTACGCGCTC GCCTTGAAGGCTCTTATTTTGGAAAGAATGGGAAAGCCTGATGAAGCATTGAGTGTGTCCCTGAATGCCAAGGAGCTGTTGTATTCTGACAACATTTTTCATTTTGATGATCTCACGCTTAGTACTCTACAGATAGTATTTCAAAGACTTGACCGAT TGGATCTTGCTACTTCGTGCTATGAGTATGCCTGTACAAAGTACCCAAGTAACTTGGAATTAATGATGGGCCTTTTTAATTGCTATGTTAGAGAGTACTCATATGTGAAGCAACAGCAG ACAGCTCTCAAAATGTACAAAACTGTAGGAGAAGAAAGGTTTTTGCTTTGGGCAGTTTGCAGCATTCAGCTGCAG GTACATTTTACCAGTGGAGGTGTGAAATTATTGGCACTAGCTGAAGCATTGCTTAAGAAACACATAAATTCTCATAGTTTACATGAGCCAGAAg CACTTGCTCTCTACATTTCAATTTTGGAACAACAGGAAAAGTACGATGCTGCTTTGGAAGTTCTTTCTGGAGACTTGGGATCTCTTCTGGGAAGGGAGGAGGACAAGCTTCGTTTGCAG GGGCGTCTTCTTGCTCAAGCAAGTAGCTATGCTGCTGCTTCGGAGATATATCAGAAGGTCCTCGAGTCTTG TCCTGATGACTGGGAGTCCTTTCTCCATTATATAGGATGTTTGCTGGAGCATGATGTGAATTTGCCTAAACCATGCACTGGCGAACACACTTGTCCTTCCTGCTCTGTTGATTCAGCATTGTCCAACAAGACTTCTCTTAGCCAGGAGCTG GTTGAATCTCGCCTTACAAGTGCACTATCATTTGTGCAAAGGCTACAAGAAAATAACTCAAGTGATTGTGTCAGAGGACCTCATTTAGCTAATATTGAAATTGAACGGCAACGGTGCCTCAACGGAAACTCAAACAATACCAAACTTATGGAAGCTTTGGTGAAGTACTTCCACAG ATTTGGTCATCTGTTTTGCTCAGCATCTGATGTTGAAATTTACCTTCATATGCTATCTGGCAATGAGATATCCGAGCTGCTAGATAAAATTTCTGGATCTTTTGATGCATCATCAGTTTCAGTTAACACACTGGGTTTGACAATTACTCTTTTCAAGGTTCAAGAACTTTTGGGAACTTTATTCACAAAATCAACTGCAG AACTCCAGGGCATTGCAAAAATAATGGTTGATACATTTTATAAAAACTTGTCTCTCTCAAATGACTTGGATCCTCAGGAAAGCATGTATGGTGAAGAACTTCTGTCTATGGCTAGCAGTATTCTTGTGCAG CTATACTGGCGCACAAGGAACTTAGGATACTTACTGGAAGCAATTTTGGTACTGGAGTTTGGATTGACTGTTCGCAA GTACGTCTGGCAATACAAGATTATTCTGGTGCATCTGTACTCTTACCTGGGGGCTCTTCCATTAGCACATAAATG GTACATAACCTTGgaagtgaaaaacattcttctAGAGTCTGTCTCGCACCACATCTTGCCACAAATGTTAAATTCCCCCTTCTTGCAACATGCTGCTGATCTTGTTAAGGATTATTTGAAATTCATGGATGATCATTTGAAAGAATCTGCTGATCTTACATGTCTCGCGTATAGACACCGTACTTACTCAAAG GTAATTGAGTTTGTTCAGTTTAAAGACCGCTTGCAACGCTCCATGCAGTATCTTTCTGTAAAATCAGATTCGGTGACGTTACATCTGAAGCAGAAGGCTGAGTTTCTTGATGAAGTGGAG TCTATTCTTGGAAATGTGAGCCATGGAACAAAGTTGGTAGAGCTATCTAATGAGGATAGCATGAAACACTTAACCTTCAATGAAGACCTTGAGGCGCGGCCTTGGTGGACGCCAACAAGCAGTGTTAATTTCCTTTCAG AACCATTTGATGAAGGCTCAACACCTGCAAGCTATAGGACCAAAATG TGCAAGCACAAATCTGATGAGAAGGATGGTCCAAAGCTGAAAGATGCAGAGAGAAAATCTCTTGTTCCTCGACTTGTTTATCTTTCCATGCATGGTTGCACAACTTTTCTCAGGGAGGGTGAATCAAACGGTGCTTCCCCTGATGTAACTGCTGCTGGGGAGATGAAAACTTTGCTTGAGAAATATGCCAGGAGCATTGGTTACTCATTTGATGATGCTCTAAGCATAGTTCTGGGTATGTCAACTGGCAAGAAGGCTGTCAAG GATTTTGCTCCTGATATAGTCAGCTGGATGAGCTTTGCTGCATTTATCAATGCTTGGAACTTGTGTTCTAATGAGTCGTTGATCCCTGGAATTGACCAGAACAGCTCAAATTCTTGGCAGATTGTGGATAGCCTGTTCAAAACCTGCATAGAGCAGCATCTGACTGATGCCAGGCAAATGCTTACTTCTCCAGGAAACAATATTCCACTTCTAGCACGGATGGTTACAGAACCCATTTCCTGGCATCTTCTGGTAATCCAATCCTGTATGAGATCTATGACTCCacaagggaagaagaagaagaaaggcggTCCATTGGAGCGACCAAACACCCCTCACTTGCAGGCAATTCAGAGCTCCGTTAACTGCATGGCTGACACCCTTCGGAGCATCCAAACATGGTTATCAGATCAAGTGAGGCCAGAGGAGCAAGCTCTGGATGCCCTACTGTCACATTTGCAAGGATCCAGCACTGATGGCCCTGGACAGATCTCCCGTACCTTGGACGAGAGCGCAGCGGCGGCCAACTCTGAAATCGGTGGCCGGATCGCCCAGTCTCTGGAAGCATGGAGCTCCACCAGCGTGGTGAGGAGAATCGTGGGGGCTGGGGACGAGACGGTAGCCGAGTTGAAGAAGATATGTGCCCTGAAGCTGAAGGTGCTTTCGTCAGCATCGGCTTCTCTGTCTTCGGTGTTGCACTAG
- the LOC101774836 gene encoding patellin-6 — MSPTTTPSPAPAAAPAPSSKGAKRSLMSSLMDATALLRSASFKEDSYVAAALPPSELRALADLKALLATHPDPISIWGVPLNPQSPPPAAAADGTAATPAADERADVVLLKFLRARDFRVRDAHAMLLRCAAWRAEFGADAVLDEDLGFKDLEGVVAYMHGWDRDGHPVCYNAYGVFKDRGMYERVFGDGDRLARFLRWRVQVMERGVRALSLRPGGVNAIIQVTDLKDMPKRELRAASNQILSLFQDNYPEMVARKVFINVPWYFSVLFSMISPFLTERTKSKFVIAREGNVAETLYKFIRPELVPVQYGGLSRAGDLENGPPKPASEFTIKGGEKVFLEIDGIEAGATITWDLVVGGWDLEYGAEYVPAAEESYTLCVEKTRMVLATAEEPVHNAFTAREAGKMVLSIDNSGSRKRKVAAYRYFVRKPSA, encoded by the exons ATGtctcccaccaccaccccgtcccccgcgcccgccgcggcgccggcgccctcctccAAGGGCGCCAAGCGCAGCCTCATGTCCTCGCTCATGGACGCCACCGCGCTGCTCCGCTCCGCCTCCTTCAAGGAGGACTcgtacgtcgccgccgcgctcccgccCTCCGAGCTCCGCGCGCTCGCCGACCTCAAGGCGCTGCTCGCCACGCACCCAGACCCAATCTCCATCTGGGGCGTCCCGCTCAACCCCCAGTCccctcctccggccgccgcagccgacgGCACTGCCGCCACTCCTGCCGCCGACGAGCGCGCGGACGTGGTGCTCCTCAAGTTCCTCCGCGCGCGCGACTTCCGCGTCCGCGACGCGCACGCCATGCTCCTCCGCTGCGCGGCGTGGCGCGCCGAGTTCGGCGCCGACGCGGTGCTGGACGAGGACCTGGGCTTCAAGGACCTGGAGGGGGTGGTCGCCTACATGCACGGCTGGGACCGCGACGGCCACCCCGTCTGCTACAACGCCTACGGCGTCTTCAAGGACCGCGGCATGTACGAGCGCGTcttcggcgacggcgaccgcctCGCGCGCTTCCTCCGCTGGCGCGTACAGGTCATGGAGCGCGGCGTCAGGGCGCTCAGCCTCAGGCCGGGGGGCGTCAACGCCATTATACAGGTCACCGACCTCAAGGACATGCCCAAGCGCGAGCTCAGGGCCGCCAGCAACCAGATCCTCTCGCTCTTCCAGGACAACTACCCGGAGATGGTGGCGCGCAAG GTGTTCATCAACGTGCCGTGGTACTTCTCCGTGCTCTTCTCCATGATCTCGCCCTTCCTCACGGAGCGCACCAAGAGCAAGTTCGTCATCGCGCGCGAGGGCAACGTCGCAGAGACGCTATACAA GTTCATCCGGCCGGAGCTGGTGCCGGTGCAGTACGGCGGGCTGAGCCGCGCCGGCGACCTCGAGAACGGCCCGCCCAAGCCGGCGTCCGAGTTCACCATCAAGGGCGGCGAGAAGGTGTTCCTGGAGATCGACGGCATCGAG GCCGGTGCGACAATAACGTGGGACCTGGTGGTCGGCGGCTGGGACCTGGAGTACGGCGCGGAGTAcgtgccggcggcggaggagagctACACGCTGTGCGTGGAGAAGACGAGGATGGTGCTGGCCACCGCCGAGGAGCCCGTGCACAACGCCTTCACGGCGAGGGAGGCCGGCAAGATGGTGCTGTCCATCGACAACTCCGGCTCCCGGAAGCGGAAGGTCGCCGCGTACCGGTACTTCGTGCGGAAGCCATCGGCGTAG